One Salmo trutta chromosome 26, fSalTru1.1, whole genome shotgun sequence DNA window includes the following coding sequences:
- the LOC115163075 gene encoding delta-like protein C, with amino-acid sequence MAHLLFTCFLALISTQLVESSGVFELKVHSFSSTRNVCKRFRDCQIFFRVCLKHSQDVISPEPPCTYGMGLTEIFSADQSSISSSAPIRVPFHFKWPGTFSLIVEAWNAESSDGQSTENQNNLISRLATRRRLDIGEDWSQDVHFEEQSELRYSYHVVCDEHYHGDSCSDYCRPRDDPFGHYTCDAASARMCLSGWKGEYCSESICSSGCNEKHGYCEAPGECKCRLGWQGPLCDECVRYPGCLHGTCGQPWQCDCKEGWGGLFCNQDLNYCTNHKPCTNDAPCTNTGQGSYTCTCRPGFSGNNCEIETNECDSNPCKNGGSCDDLENDYTCTCPQGFYGKNCEISAMTCADGPCFNGGTCMQQVTGGYSCRCPAGYMGSNCEKKIDRCSNGPCANGGQCLDLGHSLMCRCRPGFTGPRCKINNDDCAHNPCRNAGTCVDGINDFTCICTLGFTGKDCSIRADACSIFPCQNGGTCYTHFTGPVCQCPAGFMGSCCEFSLKPTARPKADGLPAALVVSFALGLVTLTLVVCAVIVVLSQMRHGRKATASSVRNDLETFNNQPVGGPNPPSSLREKEAFLIPGGHYKVSNKDKALTSAPADKHGDKAAYKQKMVDYNMAKEEDCHAKNKFDRKKSEGSKMVPPMSFPKEGLYHPVFIIQTEQQAEQCVFATEV; translated from the exons ATGGCTCATTTGTTATTCACGTGTTTTTTGGCGTTGATATCAACGCAACTG GTCGAGTCGTCCGGTGTGTTTGAGTTGAAAGTACACTCCTTCAGTAGTACCCGAAATGTCTGCAAACGGTTTAGGGACTGCCAGATATTCTTCCGAGTCTGTCTTAAACATTCCCAAGATGTCATCTCACCTGAGCCACCCTGCACATATGGCATGGGACTGACCGAAATCTTCAGTGCTGACCAGAGCTCCATCTCCAGTAGCGCACCCATCAGAGTGCCTTTCCATTTCAAGTGGCCG GGTACATTCTCGCTTATTGTTGAAGCCTGGAACGCAGAGTCCTCGGACGGCCAGTCCACAG AAAACCAGAATAACTTGATCAGCCGCTTGGCCACCCGTAGAAGACTAGACATTGGCGAGGATTGGTCACAGGATGTGCATTTTGAAGAGCAAAGTGAACTTCGTTATTCTTACCACGTTGTCTGCGATGAACACTACCACGGTGACAGCTGCTCAGACTACTGCCGTCCCCGTGACGACCCATTCGGACACTACACTTGTGATGCCGCGAGCGCCAGAATGTGCCTGTCGGGTTGGAAAGGAGAATATTGCTCAGAAT CCATCTGCTCGTCTGGCTGCAATGAGAAGCACGGTTATTGTGAGGCCCCAGGCGAGTGCAAGTGCCGCCTCGGGTGGCAGGGACCCCTCTGCGACGAGTGCGTCCGCTATCCTGGCTGCTTGCATGGCACCTGCGGCCAGCCGTGGCAGTGCGACTGTAAAGAGGGCTGGGGAGGACTGTTCTGCAACCAGGACCTCAACTACTGCACCAACCACAAGCCCTGCACTAACGATGCTCCCTGCACCAACACAGGCCAGGGCAGCTACACCTGTACATGCAGGCCAGGCTTCAGTGGCAACAATTGTGAGATCGAAACCAACGAGTGTGACAGCAACCCCTGCAAGAATGGAGGCAGCTGCGAT GATCTGGAGAATGACTACACCTGCACATGCCCCCAAGGCTTCTACGGGAAGAACTGTGAGATCAGTGCGATGACCTGTGCCGACGGGCCCTGCTTCAACGGTGGCACCTGCATGCAGCAGGTGACCGGTGGTTACTCCTGCCGCTGTCCTGCCGGCTACATGGGCTCCAACTGCGAGAAGAAGATTGACCGCTGCAGCAATGGCCCCTGTGCTAACG GTGGCCAGTGCCTGGATCTGGGCCACAGTCTGATGTGCCGTTGTCGTCCTGGCTTCACTGGGCCGCGCTGCAAGATCAACAACGATGACTGTGCCCACAACCCCTGCCGCAACGCCGGTACCTGCGTGGATGGCATCAACGACTTTACCTGCATCTGCACTCTGGGCTTCACCGGCAAGGACTGCAGCATCCGTGCCGATGCATGCTCCATCTTCCCCTGCCAGAATGGAGGCACCTGCTACACACACTTCACCGGACCCGTGTGCCAGTGCCCGGCCGGCTTCATGGGATCCTGTTGCGAGTTCAGCCTCAAACCCACTGCCAGGCCCAAGGCAGACGGTTTGCCTGCAGCCTTGGTTGTCTCCTTCGCCCTAGGCCTGGTCACCCTTACCCTGGTGGTGTGTGCTGTTATCGTGGTCCTAAGCCAGATGAGGCATGGGCGGAAGGCCACGGCGTCTTCTGTTCGTAACGACCTGGAGACTTTCAACAACCAGCCCGTAGGTGGTCCCAACCCCCCGTCCAGCCTCCGAGAGAAGGAAGCCTTCCTCATCCCTGGCGGCCATTACAAGGTGTCCAATAAGGATAAAGCGCTGACCTCGGCCCCCGCAGACAAACATGGAGACAAGGCGGCTTACAAGCAGAAGATGGTTGACTACAACATGGCCAAGGAGGAAGACTGTCATGCGAAGAACAAATTTGACCG GAAAAAATCAGAAGGCAGCAAGATGGTTCCACCAATGAGCTTCCCTAAAGAAGGCTTGTACCACCCAGTCTTCATCATCCAGACTGAACAGCAAGCTGAACAGTGTGTCTTTGCTACTGAG GTTTAA